The window CGCCGAGGAGAATGGCCTGGATGAGGAGGGCTCCCACCAGAGGAGGACCCGCCAGAGAATACATTCAGACAAGGGGTCACAGGAGGAGACCCGGGAGGGGATTAAACTGCTGTATGCACAAGATGCAGATCGGTTGGGAAAGCACAGACCCGTGAGGGGGGAACCTGTGCAGAGGAGTGTCTCGGTCCAGCACAGGCAAGACAAGCGGGCTGCAGAGAAGCCCGGGGATGCGGACGGGGACCAGGGGTTCACGGTGGCGTCGGTCAGAAACACGGAGGGAATCTCGTTCGCCCGGAGGGTCCCGATCAGACAGGAGGGGCGAGCGAAAAGCGAGAGAGAGCCGAGGAGGCCGACGGGCGAGAGGAGCTCGGGGAGGGAGCTGAGCAAAGACGCAGAACCGGGAGGGAAGGCGGAGGCGCAGCTTTGCAACAAGGGGCGCGAGGAGGGGGGGTTTGAGGAGGGGTCGTCATCGCTGGACGCAGTCGGTGCCTGTCCGGCGGCAGACGCCTCCTACAAACACGAGTCCGCCTTCGCGGAGAGCTCCAGCCTGCTGtgcacagtcacagacaggGCCAGAGAGTGGAGCGCCGCCGGCCCACAAGCGCCCTACTCCTCCGTCCTGTCCCAGCAAACGGAGGACCTCATCAGTAAGATCGAGAAAATAGGAGAGACGACGGTTTACAGCAATGAAAAGGGCGAGAGAGCGTACGAGGCCGCAGCGGAGGCCAGGCTGGAGGAGTACAGCTCCGCTGCTTCAGACGGCCTCAACCGGGATGGACCCGCGAGGTCTCCAAGGAAGATAACGCCCACAAGCCCCCTTGAGATCCAGATCCCCAGGACGGTGTTTTATGTCGCAGAAGAAACGGTGGAGAGAAAAACGGCTGCGTGTCACAGCGTGGAGGGGCAGCGCTGGGAAGGGGGGAGAGGGGTCGAGAAGAGGGACAGCTGGAGGGTCGGGAAACCCCTGAGCCGCATCGAGTCCCTGCGAGAGCAGATCaggcagagggagctggagaggcTGAGGCAACGACGCGGGGACGGGGGCGAGGCCGCGGAGCGCGGAGGGGACCCGTACGACGAGAGGGGGGCCGAGGGGGAGACGGGGCGGGAGGCTCACAGGAAGAGGCCGGGCGAAGCAGAGGCGGCGCGGGAGGACGCTGGCGCGGCTGCGTTTGACGTCACGCAGGAAGCCGGCGTGTCGAAAACCTgccctcagcttcctgtttctgtgtcacaGTCGCGAGCCGTCGCGGGAGAGGAAGCGACGAGTCGGTGCGCGGCCGCAGCCCTCGACCTGAGCTCCGGCAGCTCCCAGGCATCCCAGGATGAAGACGAGCCGCTGCAGcatgaggagcagctgaggagccacaGGGAGGACGACAGAGCGGAGGAAGCGCCCACGggggaggaggccgaggagtcGGCGGCACCCGCGAGTCCTGCGCGCTCCCCCCCCTCGTCGCCGCCTCACAACTCGCTCGCGGCCATGAGCCGAATCTACAAGCTGGAGAACGTGGGCTCCAGGTCCGCTTTGTGTCTGAGGGACAGGAAAGCGGACGCGCCGACGGTGCACCTCGCTAGAGTGAGGCCTTTGGCCTCGAACGCAGCGCAGGGAGACGGCGAGGCCCCGGCGGGGGAGGACCTGTGCGGCGTTCAGACGATACAGCGGCAGATCGAGCAGTTccagctgaaggagcagcaaAGCCCCCGGGGAGGGTCAAAGCCGCGGGGAAAGGACGGCGAGCAGGAAACCGCGGAGCCGGTGCCCAAGATGTCTCCCCAGCGTGCGTGTTCTCCAACGCCCCACAACAAACAGACCATCACCATCACGGCGTCGTTCCTCAGAGGCCGCCCTCAGGACGGCTCCCTGAAACCCACCGACTGCGCCCCGACCCCCAGCTCCTCCCCGAGCTCCCCGTCCCCCGCTCCGTCCCCCAGCGCCTCCCCGTCCCCCACGCCGTCGCCCGTCCCCTTCTCCATCAGGAGCGCCTCCGGGGGGCAGGTGAAGAGAGGCGCCACCATAACCATCACCCCACGGAAACCCGCCAGCGCCGGGCCCGCGGCGCCGTCCGTCACCGCCGGGCCCGTGCCGGCAAAGGCCCCGCCGCCGCAGACCCAGACGCCCCCCGTCATGGCCGACGCCAGGAAGAGGTACCCCACGGTGGAGGAGATCGAGGTGATCGGTGGATACCAGAACCTGGAGAAGTCCTGTTTGGTCAAGAACAGAGTGACCCCGAAGAAGGTGAGTGGAAGCTGGAGCTCTGAAGCAGACGTCCTGGGCGCTCGGCCCCACGGTCCCCTTTCGTCAACCAGAATCCCCTTTCACTGGCAGAACCTCCCTTTTGACCGAGAAGTCAGCGCCTCGGCTAAGCCGGTTAAAGCCTTATCAAGCACGACATCTTGATTCTTAGCCACGATATCCTGGACTGAGCTGCTTTGCTCGTGTCCAGGTCCGTGCAGACGTTTGACGTTCATCCTGTAACAATGGAGTTGCTGttgtaaacaaagcaaagcttTTCATATGTCACCCGCCGTACCTGCAGCTACTGGGGGTGGATATTTGTGTAACGTAGGAAACcacagtgacccccccccctctctatCTTTTTTGCAGTTTGCATGCTTGTCTGTGTGAACTTATGTCTTATGCGACTTATGTGTGAATATGTCTCATAGCTGTGGACTTCCTCTTTCCTCCCAGTTTGATTACTGGGAGATGAGCCCTTGAGTGGCCTCTTGTTCCAGCATCCATGAAGACCCTTGTCATTTGACTCCTACTTGTCAGGCTGCTGGTAACTTCCCATCAGCCtgcctctggctgtgctgcaggccgcttcCTTGTTCCCCTGAACCAGTTCTGCCGTTTTTCGCCGACTCagccctctctgcctctcacacaGATCTGCCTTTGTGTGCGCTTGGCCGGTCGCTAGCAGGGCTGTGCTTTGGTGGGCCGGGGCCTTGGCAGGCGGCTGCTGACCACGCTGACCTTACGCTCCACCGCCGCCGGCTCCCAGTTTGGAGTGGGCGAAATGGAAAACAAAGTCTCACGGAAAGATGTGGGCATAAATAGCGGTTCTGACAAAGAGGAGATCGAGGGAGGGCAGCGAACTGACGGCGTGACAGTCATACTGGGACACTCTGCCGTGAGCTGCTTGGTGTTTGTTTCGCTGAAACCCCGTCGCACCGCTTTTGCTCACTTCCTCTTTCGAGCGGCCGTACTTCCTCCTAAAAAAGACAGACGTCGACACGAGGAAGTGACGGGGGAACAAGTCTGAAATGGCTGAATGTGACTCAGACACTGTTTCACAGCGGCACGTTTGTTTCCAGAGGCTCAGGAGCGGATGTGATCGGCCTCCGTACTTTCTCTGTACACAAAAGGTCTCGGTGAGACACGTCGTCTGTGACTGAGTCCCACAGAACAACGAGCGGAGCGTGTAAATGAGAAGCGTGGCGTCTCTTCAGCCGTGGCCATGATGACCCCCTGTGGCTCTGCCCTTCAGGCTGGTTGACATAAGCTCCGCTTCCTCCCCCACCTGATTAGTGGCATCATGTCACAGAGGGGGGTGACCCGCTCGCTCCTCGTCGTCGTTTTTATCTTGGATGTGAGCACATTCTGACGATTTGGGTTCAATCTAGTCTTATTGATGCTTTTAATTTAATGCCCTGCTGCTGAGACCACATTTAATCAGCCAAACAGCCACATTAATGAAAGGATCGGAGAAACTACAACAGCACTTGTGAAAGCATTGCAAAGCAAGACTTGTAGTGCGGTCGAATGTAATTTCGTTAAATTCCCACTCGACTTCTCGTCTTGTCGTCCTGTTTCGGTTTCGGTCCCTCGCTGGGTGCCTGTGCTGCGTGAGCCCGGGTTAATCAGGTTCAGGGAGGGAGGATTAGCCTTCTGTGCTCTCCTGGGTTCGTCCAGCCTCTTTAATGCACAGCTATTCTCAGACGGGCCCAGTCACGGGTGGACCCAGAGCGGGAGCTCGGCCGCTGTCTGGACCTTTAGGCTCCATTCACATTATGTCTGACACATGTGTTCACATCACACTCAGTTCTTGAGCTGGTCAGCTGAATCAGAATCAGATTCTCGCTCTCCGTGTGTTCCCAGGTGAACGTGTGCTTTGACgatgagcagctggagcaggtgtgCGAGTACCCGTCGGAGACCTCCATGCTGGGCTGCAGCCCGTACCCCCCGGACCCGGCGAGGGCAGAGCGGCCGCAGGGAGGCGACGcgcaggaagaggagggcgaGGCGGAGGCCGAGGCCGCGGCCGTGATGTCCAAGAGCAGCAGGAGCGCCGGGATGTCATCACGGGGTCTGAGAGTGAGTCAGTGTCACCCCCTCCTCAGAAAACACAACGTGTAACATGTTACAAATGTTGGGCTTTCCCGAAGAATCGACATTTTCACAAGTGTGTTTAATATCACTGCTTCAGGGACATTAAATTATGAAATCACCATTAGGTCATGAGTTATGGGCAAgttcaacacacacaacttGACTTTAAGGGCATGAATAGAACTTCATAATAGTTCATTTTCAGAGGAAGAAGACGAGGAAGTGTTGTTAGTCCTCACAAATTCACAGCAGTAAAGTCAACCCCAGAATAAACCTTTAAACAACCTCTATTCACCTGATTTTCCTTCCATCTCTGTCTTCCAGACCATTCTTGCCCAATATAGAAGCCAGTCACCGTCGCCACAATTGCCCATGTGATGAGCTCACCGACGTGTTTTTGAGCAATACAGCATTGTTTCCTTTGAAATGTTAAGTCGATTGTTGGAGCGAGAGTAATTGTTTTGTCTCTTGTTACAATTAGCATCAGAACGAATGAGTGTGAGAAGCGTAGCCTACATTTATGCAGTATCATGTAGTTTCCAGGGAAACTGTGGGACATGTGAATGTACAGGAATGGTACTAAAGTATTAGAATACATCCTCAGGTGCACACAACTTTGGGTGAAGGGTCACTTGTCTATGCAATGAAATGAAAGTCATGGTTTGATTTTTTAGCTAATATACATTTCTTCATTCTAAATATGGTCTACTTTGAAGTCAGCACTGCTTCAGCACAGAGGAGTGATGTTCATGTCATCTGATTTCATGTGCCTGCTGGATTTGCTCATACAGATGATATGACCATTAGTGAATGTAgattacataaatatatatttttttcattggTTGTTGTGTTGAATATTGCAGAAATGGAGTTTTGGTGCAATGTGATGTGCACTCTTGTGTTTACGTGGGGTTTAATTCAGCCTTACTGTTCAACCAACCTGAAAAATCAGATAAAGTCTTTTACAGCttccactcagtgtgtgtgagtggaagTGCTGAAGACGAAGAAGAGTGTAAACATGTCAAATATCGGCATAACTTCAACATATTACAGCTGCTATTTGACCTTTGGCTGTATTGTGCTTAtattatgtttgtttgtaaattaatattttaaatcggTAAAAGAAGACGGGCATGATGTAAATttagaaattattttttatctaTGACAGATGAAGAAGCTGGCttcaagagaaaaaaataataaacagtcaTGAAAGGTGGTCTACGTGTTATTTTTCACTCAATTTAAAaccaattcaattttatttaaggattaaataaataatgttcATACGTTCTTGGCTTCTGAGAAAGCATCACACTGTCACATCGCTTCTCTATTCCTTGAGCCAAAGAATATGTTTTAACATGTTAACATGTTATGTTAGCAATATATATGACAGTTATTTCTATGTACTTCAGTACATCTACAAATGTTATATTTCTTATCTTAGCTTGTACATATATGTTGATGATGctgattataattattattaataattcaaaCTGCTAAATACAAGCTGTTGAAGTAAATAAACCTTGTAAAACTTGTAAAAAGTCACAGTGTCATCACAGACCAAGAGGACCCAGCTGGAATGGAAGGACTCCTGCAGGAGGTCACGAGATAAATGCAGAGGGTCATCATACAAGTTACAGGatacatacataatatatagacaagcaaatgcattttaatgtttactttgtttatttataatctACAGATAAAAGCACATAAAACTAATAATGATAACTCACACACGCCATAGAGTAGCGTAACAGCGCCTCCCTGCGGTCAGATGACGTACTGCACGCGCAGCTTCAAGTCACGTAGCTGTTTACGGAAACGCTGGTACGTCAACACGTGTGCGGGCTTGTGCGTTGCTCCAGTCGTCTTCGCTACGTGAACCTTCGCGTGCTCGAAGTTCGCACCAGCAAAACGCCGAGGGGCCCAGTCTTCGTCTGGCGTACGCATGGTTCCGAACTAGGATCTATCGAGCGATGCGGGCTCTGTTCTACAGCCACCGTggagaagacgaagaagaagaagaagacggagaagaagaagaagtcggAGGAGGACTGAACTTCACTTTGACGATTTGACCCGTGGAAAGTGTGTCAAAGGAAAGAAGAGTCGAGCCACAGCTGCCTTTTGTGCCACAGATGCAACACGGAGAGACTTTATTTAGGGAAACATGATTTTGAGGAAACTTCAAGCGGGAACCCGCAGAGCATGGCTGTCCCGGGTgagtctcctcctctgccgcaGGGACCCCTGTGGTAAAACACTTGCATTGTGTGTATTAAAACCTCTCAGCGGGGCCGTTGAACGAATAAGAAGCCGCGGACTGCGTTTCCACGGGCCTGTCGCTCACACTTCCTACTTTGTTACGCCCTGGTTGCGCCCTCCTTCTTGGCGTCGGGTCAAACTCTCCTGGAAGTGCGGCGTGCTGACGCTGGAGTTAGCAGCAAACGCTTAAAGCGCACGTTAATCCTTCTCATTGGACTAATCCACGCTCGCACGTGTTTACGAGACACAGTAGTGGGGTTTccctttgttttgatgtgaaCGCGTGTGTTGTCCCGCAGGCGCCCCCGAAGCAGGAGCAGTGTTCCTTCTCCTCGGTGCCCCCCCAGCCGGTGCCCCCCCTGGCCCAGACCCTGCAGGGCTACCTGCGGGccctggagccgctgctgcccCCGGAGGAGCTCAACCACACCCGCAGGATGGTGCAGGAGTTCGGGCGGCCGGGCGGACTGGGCGCACAGCTGCAGGAGGGTCTGGAGAGAAGAGCCAGACACACCAAGAActgggtgtgtgtctgcggaCGAGGCCTGACGAAAGAGTCGGTCAATGAATAGATCAGGCTAGTGAGCTGAGAAGTAACGGCGCTTTTTGTAATAAATGGGAACTAATTTCTAAGCTGTAGGCTAAACAAGAAACTTGGATAGaatgaaatacaaatatttatttctcACTATGTATTAAGTTTCAAAGTGAAGCATTGATCACGCGTTGGCACCACTGGCCTGAGTCCCTGTTAAATACCCGTATCCTGTGTCAGATCTCCGACTGGTGGGTGCAGTGGGCGTACTTGGAGAGCAGACAGCCGCTGCCTGTGCACTCCAACCCCGCCATCTCTCTGCCCAGGAGAGATTACAACGACTGGAGGAGCCAGTTGGTGTAAGTCAACGCTGATACGCGACACCGACAGTGGCACAGCTGAGCAGGCGCTGCTAGCGGCCTGATGGTTGCCCTTTGCACTTTAATTAAATCCGTGCAGTACAGTTCAAAGTTGAACTAAAGGCAAACGTCTTTGTGGCAGATTTCAAGAGTCATTTCTTGGGTTTTTTCacctgtgtgcatttgtgtttatCTCTTCTCAGCTTTGCATCTAAACTCATTGCTGCAGTTTTGGACTTCAAAGCCAAAATCAAAAAGTAAGTAAAGGTTGAAAATGTGGAAAAATTACCAGCAGCTGTCGCTATCATAACGGTAATTTGGAAAACTCTGAGTCCTTAACTGTCACACTTAATGTGTACTGTGGCAACAGACTGTTTACTGGGCTCAGGTTGCTGTGAGCGTCTAGCCGTGTTTAAATGATCCAGAAATGACACGTTTAACCCGTCTGCCTCCCTCAGCGGCCAGCTGCCGGTCGAGTACATGCGAGGAAAGCCCCTGTGCATGGAGCTCTACccgctcctcttctcctcctgcaggatccCTGGGCCCAAGCACGACTACATCGCCCACTACGGCCGCTCCCGCCGCTCGCCCACGCACATCACGGTGGTCAGGAACTACCAGGTGATGTTCCAGCTGGCAGAAGCACACTTAGTCTCTCATTTTGTGGCCTAATAGCTCCTACACTCATTTCATGGGACTAAACTCCACTCTCTACACCCCTATGACTCAGTTCTTCCAGCTGGAAGTTTACAACAGTGACGGCTCCCGGATGACGGAGAGTCAGATCCACAGTCAGCTGCTGAGGATCAGGTCTCAGTCCTGGAAAACGGACAAGGAGCCGATGGGCATCCTGACCAGCGAGCACCGTCACACGTGGGGGGAGGCGTACAACCGCCTGCTGAGAGGTAGCTCACAGATACTATGTAGAGATTTGATTATCAAGTAAAATATATCATTTCTTCCACATGTTTTGAGTTTGTAGCTTGTAAATTACAAAGCTGCCTTTTAAGTCTTGCTCTTGTGCGACtcagacaaactaaacaaggAATCAGTGCGGCTGATAGAGACCGGCCTGTTCTCCTTGTGTCTGGATTCTCCAGTCATGAGGATATCTGATGAGAAGTATGcacaacctcacacacacacttttcattttatatttatttttctgtttgctgagtAAGTTATTGTGCTGTGGCTTGATTGACAGGTACGCGAGCCGTAAAGCTGCGCAGGTCCTGCACGGAGGCGGGACGTACTCCAACAGCGGCAACCGCTGGTTTGACAAAACGCTGCAGGTACCTTCAGTCGTGACCGAAAACAAACATTACATAGTGTTTGTGCAGCGGTGGACTCACTCGCCTGTGTTCGTTTGGGCAGTTTGTAGTGGGTGAGGACGGCTCCTGGGGTCTCCTGTATGAACCGGCCACAACTGAGGGGCCGCCCATAGCAATGCTGCTGGATCACGTCCTGCAGTATTGGTGAGAAGAAAGAATTTAGCTGATGTCATATTTTAGACTTGGGCCACATGTATGCGTTTTCCTTCCTTTGGTTCAGTTCTTTTATTTATCACtgaactttgttttttgtttttttgttttccagtgagAATCCAGACCCAAAGAGAGCACCGCTCATCCCTCTACCGATGCCCAAGAAGCTTTACTTTCACATAGACAGAGAAATCAAGCGGGACATTGAGCAGGCCAAGCAGAACCTCGACATGTAAGagctcgctcctctcctctcgtgcACTGGGTGAAACAAGTAACCTGGCTGTTTGCATTTACAATCTAGTGACCCTGAAGTGAACCTGGTCTAAAGGATCGTCAACACATTTATCTTCTCTGTGTGACTGTAACCTTGACAAGAATAAAGTTCTCCGTCGGGTCAGCTGCAAACTGAACACAAAGATTTCACAAGCTGCTAAATAAATGTAGAGTTCAAGTATTGTTTAGGTTCAGGagcaataaagctttttataCGTTTATTCGGATTAAACTAGGACACGTTACCCCTCCTCAGTTCATCTCTCTACTTTTCCATATAGAAAAAcaatttacattacattaatgcATTGgtcaatttatttaatttgtgatAATCTTTTATATTTCTCCTCttgtcctttttgttttggGGGAAATTTTCCAGCCTTCGCTTTTGTTAATAGAATACAAAGCTCTGCTTTTAAATGTCCTGCAGACTCATCAACGACCTTGACGTCAACGTGTTCAACTTCAAGAAGTTTGGCAAAGAGCTTCCAAAGAAACACAACCTGAGTCCAAACTCCTTCATCCAGGTCGCCCTGCAGCTCGCCTACTACAGGTCAGAGACGGGACGTtctgtgactgtgcagctgTGATGTTGACTGTAGTCGGCTACAAAGGATAAAGAAAAACAGCTTGAGAGAgttttgtactg is drawn from Betta splendens chromosome 11, fBetSpl5.4, whole genome shotgun sequence and contains these coding sequences:
- the ppp1r18 gene encoding trichohyalin isoform X2; amino-acid sequence: MSVSSLPEWKQLLLEKKRREEEERGRREKEEEEKLASMPAWKRGIIQRRKAKQETLGDREKERDACVLQVEARSSADALSDTDSSVTINLGSELSLSPDPALWLDADLKALSQVSLETIVPLHENPFIRTQSAWRRSKDADAGSEAEGNEREKDKSSPRGQDGESGRGREIELKIERFRDLSEGREIDRSRDRSQGRERESSREGWEKEKSQWKEMVKDATREREVLKVRIEEEEKETDPPSGSAHVPCMRTIRADNIIIIEQDRTGGDERRGRWREAERETPDEDPREKRGMKMDLREILAGGGSVTEIRASEVLIIKPPVNPEEKNSASKGRENGEGSVDVRRESTNRDFRTDVSWLRDKEKERPWGQATVIKEDKKDSLDDNVFVERGGRVSQLLSKFGEHPKPPSRSKSSDNFLRPGRRKYSGDEDEQQSEERKADGRSLGWKGVPKRSFSFSDRALSAEENGLDEEGSHQRRTRQRIHSDKGSQEETREGIKLLYAQDADRLGKHRPVRGEPVQRSVSVQHRQDKRAAEKPGDADGDQGFTVASVRNTEGISFARRVPIRQEGRAKSEREPRRPTGERSSGRELSKDAEPGGKAEAQLCNKGREEGGFEEGSSSLDAVGACPAADASYKHESAFAESSSLLCTVTDRAREWSAAGPQAPYSSVLSQQTEDLISKIEKIGETTVYSNEKGERAYEAAAEARLEEYSSAASDGLNRDGPARSPRKITPTSPLEIQIPRTVFYVAEETVERKTAACHSVEGQRWEGGRGVEKRDSWRVGKPLSRIESLREQIRQRELERLRQRRGDGGEAAERGGDPYDERGAEGETGREAHRKRPGEAEAAREDAGAAAFDVTQEAGVSKTCPQLPVSVSQSRAVAGEEATSRCAAAALDLSSGSSQASQDEDEPLQHEEQLRSHREDDRAEEAPTGEEAEESAAPASPARSPPSSPPHNSLAAMSRIYKLENVGSRSALCLRDRKADAPTVHLARVRPLASNAAQGDGEAPAGEDLCGVQTIQRQIEQFQLKEQQSPRGGSKPRGKDGEQETAEPVPKMSPQRACSPTPHNKQTITITASFLRGRPQDGSLKPTDCAPTPSSSPSSPSPAPSPSASPSPTPSPVPFSIRSASGGQVKRGATITITPRKPASAGPAAPSVTAGPVPAKAPPPQTQTPPVMADARKRYPTVEEIEVIGGYQNLEKSCLVKNRVTPKKVNVCFDDEQLEQVCEYPSETSMLGCSPYPPDPARAERPQGGDAQEEEGEAEAEAAAVMSKSSRSAGMSSRGLRVNHSCPI
- the ppp1r18 gene encoding trichohyalin isoform X1, whose product is MSVSSLPEWKQLLLEKKRREEEERGRREKEEEEKLASMPAWKRGIIQRRKAKQETLGDREKERDACVLQVEARSSADALSDTDSSVTINLGSELSLSPDPALWLDADLKALSQVSLETIVPLHENPFIRTQSAWRRSKDADAGSEAEGNEREKDKSSPRGQDGESGRGREIELKIERFRDLSEGREIDRSRDRSQGRERESSREGWEKEKSQWKEMVKDATREREVLKVRIEEEEKETDPPSGSAHVPCMRTIRADNIIIIEQDRTGGDERRGRWREAERETPDEDPREKRGMKMDLREILAGGGSVTEIRASEVLIIKPPVNPEEKNSASKGRENGEGSVDVRRESTNRDFRTDVSWLRDKEKERPWGQATVIKEDKKDSLDDNVFVERGGRVSQLLSKFGEHPKPPSRSKSSDNFLRPGRRKYSGDEDEQQSEERKADGRSLGWKGVPKRSFSFSDRALSAEENGLDEEGSHQRRTRQRIHSDKGSQEETREGIKLLYAQDADRLGKHRPVRGEPVQRSVSVQHRQDKRAAEKPGDADGDQGFTVASVRNTEGISFARRVPIRQEGRAKSEREPRRPTGERSSGRELSKDAEPGGKAEAQLCNKGREEGGFEEGSSSLDAVGACPAADASYKHESAFAESSSLLCTVTDRAREWSAAGPQAPYSSVLSQQTEDLISKIEKIGETTVYSNEKGERAYEAAAEARLEEYSSAASDGLNRDGPARSPRKITPTSPLEIQIPRTVFYVAEETVERKTAACHSVEGQRWEGGRGVEKRDSWRVGKPLSRIESLREQIRQRELERLRQRRGDGGEAAERGGDPYDERGAEGETGREAHRKRPGEAEAAREDAGAAAFDVTQEAGVSKTCPQLPVSVSQSRAVAGEEATSRCAAAALDLSSGSSQASQDEDEPLQHEEQLRSHREDDRAEEAPTGEEAEESAAPASPARSPPSSPPHNSLAAMSRIYKLENVGSRSALCLRDRKADAPTVHLARVRPLASNAAQGDGEAPAGEDLCGVQTIQRQIEQFQLKEQQSPRGGSKPRGKDGEQETAEPVPKMSPQRACSPTPHNKQTITITASFLRGRPQDGSLKPTDCAPTPSSSPSSPSPAPSPSASPSPTPSPVPFSIRSASGGQVKRGATITITPRKPASAGPAAPSVTAGPVPAKAPPPQTQTPPVMADARKRYPTVEEIEVIGGYQNLEKSCLVKNRVTPKKVNVCFDDEQLEQVCEYPSETSMLGCSPYPPDPARAERPQGGDAQEEEGEAEAEAAAVMSKSSRSAGMSSRGLRTILAQYRSQSPSPQLPM
- the cratb gene encoding carnitine O-acetyltransferase b, which translates into the protein MILRKLQAGTRRAWLSRAPPKQEQCSFSSVPPQPVPPLAQTLQGYLRALEPLLPPEELNHTRRMVQEFGRPGGLGAQLQEGLERRARHTKNWISDWWVQWAYLESRQPLPVHSNPAISLPRRDYNDWRSQLVFASKLIAAVLDFKAKIKNGQLPVEYMRGKPLCMELYPLLFSSCRIPGPKHDYIAHYGRSRRSPTHITVVRNYQFFQLEVYNSDGSRMTESQIHSQLLRIRSQSWKTDKEPMGILTSEHRHTWGEAYNRLLRDKLNKESVRLIETGLFSLCLDSPVMRISDEKYASRKAAQVLHGGGTYSNSGNRWFDKTLQFVVGEDGSWGLLYEPATTEGPPIAMLLDHVLQYCENPDPKRAPLIPLPMPKKLYFHIDREIKRDIEQAKQNLDILINDLDVNVFNFKKFGKELPKKHNLSPNSFIQVALQLAYYRVHNEVVPACDIASQRMFRSGRTEYIRSPTNQTLQFILGFGDPSVSREAKVQLFREAVDAYAELTTQTLNGHGIDSHLLGLKLQAIEEGRSIPKIFMDTAYGLATHWKLRTGQVPANTDSVMCFGPLVPDGYAVCYNPQADHVHFSITAFNCCEETNAEKLAQTLKDTLSRLQELLQPTV